From a single Candidatus Abawacabacteria bacterium genomic region:
- a CDS encoding STAS-like domain-containing protein has translation MKRKVLNVKEIIERDYATDIDMAILLFHQIQELIEDDTQVTLDFIDINDINENFLEELISLLYESYSSNFISTHLRHKNCNEFHKEYIADAIRAMKKLYKLDESYQDLFPFINKPVETPEGEGILWQVFADRIGVVCDTGERDHKGNKIQKVFFFDPLFFTTKKSRQKKLSH, from the coding sequence ATGAAGCGAAAAGTGTTAAATGTAAAAGAAATAATAGAACGTGACTATGCCACAGACATAGACATGGCTATTCTTCTTTTTCATCAAATTCAGGAATTAATTGAAGACGACACTCAGGTCACCCTGGATTTTATAGATATTAATGATATCAATGAAAATTTTCTTGAGGAGCTAATAAGTCTGCTTTATGAGAGCTATTCAAGCAATTTTATCAGCACTCATCTGCGTCATAAGAATTGTAATGAATTTCACAAGGAATATATCGCTGATGCTATTAGAGCGATGAAAAAACTTTACAAGCTTGATGAAAGCTATCAGGATCTTTTCCCGTTTATTAACAAACCTGTCGAAACACCGGAAGGTGAGGGCATATTATGGCAGGTGTTTGCTGATAGGATCGGTGTGGTTTGTGACACCGGAGAACGAGACCATAAAGGTAATAAGATTCAAAAAGTATTCTTTTTTGACCCACTTTTCTTTACTACAAAGAAAAGTAGGCAAAAGAAACTATCACATTAA
- a CDS encoding ribbon-helix-helix protein, CopG family, producing the protein MDEKRKKTHKITFWVETELLEAFTRACKEERRTKSNMLRLLLMDYLERRSNKDK; encoded by the coding sequence ATGGATGAAAAAAGGAAAAAGACTCACAAGATAACTTTCTGGGTCGAAACTGAATTGCTGGAGGCGTTTACTAGAGCCTGCAAAGAAGAACGTAGAACAAAATCAAATATGCTAAGACTGTTATTGATGGATTACTTAGAAAGGAGGTCAAATAAGGACAAATGA
- a CDS encoding AAA family ATPase: MSATQTKVFDQVTPQDNLIKIMAVRGLSQADVCRATGLSSATVSTWLGGNYQAKDKRVQERINSFIRREKDKMEILSKKLPFCDTSIAVDIHEAMRNCHINCETAVITAPSGIGKTTAIKKYCQDNPDCILIQVMPGMTKKRLIKNIHQALGLDGIGSADDLIDDVIRILTNSGRLLILDEANALKVDLINLLRRIQDISDYSFGLLMAGLPVLIEYIRGRKQDLAQLNNRIGILLPLGHLDSKDVEILVKSVIPDASGEVCTAFYEATYSNTRILSKFISRSIEVAGLNHVPISPAVVSKVYASMKKLYG; encoded by the coding sequence ATGAGTGCAACACAGACAAAAGTTTTTGATCAGGTGACACCACAGGACAATCTGATAAAAATAATGGCCGTAAGAGGATTATCACAGGCTGACGTATGTCGGGCTACGGGGCTGAGCAGTGCGACGGTAAGCACCTGGCTGGGCGGGAATTATCAGGCCAAAGATAAAAGAGTACAAGAAAGAATCAACAGTTTTATCCGGAGAGAAAAGGATAAGATGGAAATTTTATCAAAGAAATTACCTTTTTGTGATACTTCCATAGCTGTGGATATTCATGAAGCAATGCGCAACTGCCATATTAATTGCGAAACTGCTGTAATTACTGCGCCATCCGGTATCGGCAAAACTACTGCCATAAAAAAATATTGCCAGGATAACCCGGATTGTATATTGATACAAGTTATGCCGGGCATGACTAAAAAAAGACTGATTAAAAACATACATCAGGCTTTAGGCTTGGATGGAATAGGCTCTGCTGATGATTTAATTGATGATGTTATTAGAATTTTAACCAATTCTGGACGATTGCTTATACTTGATGAAGCAAATGCGCTAAAAGTAGACCTGATTAATCTACTACGCCGGATACAAGACATTAGCGATTATAGCTTTGGGCTTTTAATGGCTGGTTTGCCTGTATTAATTGAATATATCAGAGGTAGGAAACAGGACTTGGCGCAATTAAACAACCGTATTGGTATTTTATTACCATTAGGGCATCTGGATTCAAAAGATGTGGAAATACTGGTAAAATCTGTTATTCCTGATGCATCTGGCGAGGTTTGTACAGCATTTTATGAAGCTACTTACAGCAATACAAGAATATTGTCTAAGTTTATCAGCAGATCTATAGAAGTTGCTGGTCTAAACCACGTACCTATAAGCCCTGCGGTGGTTTCAAAAGTCTATGCTTCAATGAAAAAACTCTACGGCTAG
- a CDS encoding DUF1018 domain-containing protein, with product MLQKKLGISDSNYRGLLWNGYKVESSKDMNTHQARELIRDMEEQAIKAGVWEKKKSPRNKLKYSDHPENEVLASRKQKRMLNAIWNTSDAVRTKTDEAFESFVCRIANVDHFKWLQKKDVQKVKLAIEKLK from the coding sequence ATGCTTCAAAAAAAGCTGGGCATCTCTGATAGCAACTACAGAGGACTTCTCTGGAATGGCTATAAGGTTGAAAGCTCCAAAGATATGAATACTCATCAGGCCAGAGAATTAATCAGAGATATGGAAGAGCAAGCTATCAAAGCTGGTGTCTGGGAAAAGAAAAAAAGCCCCAGAAACAAATTAAAATACAGCGATCATCCAGAAAATGAAGTTCTCGCAAGTCGTAAACAAAAAAGAATGCTCAATGCCATCTGGAATACCTCTGATGCAGTCAGGACAAAAACTGATGAAGCCTTTGAAAGCTTTGTCTGCAGAATCGCTAATGTTGATCACTTCAAATGGCTGCAAAAAAAAGATGTTCAAAAGGTCAAACTAGCCATAGAAAAGTTAAAGTAA
- a CDS encoding host-nuclease inhibitor Gam family protein has product MPRRKSALICSSWEECNAFLYRLAEINVKTSQLEGEMTTKINQIKIDYDSQAKGLKTEKADMEKAIEEFCANCKDEFTKTRKKEMSFGVVAYRITQKVTIRSIEACLTALKSLNLHNCIRIKEEPNKDAMAQLDAQTLAKCGASLKTEDKLKIEPDMAKIKVD; this is encoded by the coding sequence ATGCCTAGAAGAAAAAGTGCCCTTATCTGCTCAAGCTGGGAGGAATGCAACGCATTTTTATACCGCTTAGCAGAAATAAACGTTAAAACCAGCCAGCTTGAAGGCGAAATGACCACTAAAATCAATCAAATAAAAATTGATTACGATAGCCAGGCTAAAGGACTTAAAACTGAAAAAGCTGATATGGAAAAAGCTATCGAAGAATTTTGCGCCAATTGCAAAGATGAATTCACAAAAACCCGCAAAAAAGAAATGAGTTTTGGCGTTGTAGCCTATAGAATTACTCAAAAAGTTACAATTAGATCCATAGAAGCTTGTTTAACTGCTTTGAAATCATTAAATCTGCATAATTGCATAAGAATTAAAGAGGAGCCAAACAAAGATGCTATGGCTCAACTGGATGCTCAGACGCTGGCAAAATGCGGAGCGAGCCTAAAGACTGAAGATAAGTTAAAAATTGAGCCTGATATGGCAAAGATTAAAGTGGACTAA